One Sediminispirochaeta bajacaliforniensis DSM 16054 genomic window, TCCCGTTTCCGTTTGCCTTGAGATGAGCCTTCTCTTTCTATTGGTATACCTATTCGCTTTCTGGTATATCATCAAAAAAAGAGCGTTTTCCTTGCTTTTCCTGGGAATTCCAGTGCTCTATTTTCCTTTTTGGCGACTTGATAGTTTGGATTTGGGCTATCGCCTTTTCCTATCGGCCACACCCTGCGGGATCGCTCTTACATGCTTTTTTGCCGCCGAACTTTTTCCCAAGCGCCTGGAGGGGAAATCTTGGCTGCGGTTCCTCTTGGTCGACGTCGGAGTTTTTCTGACGTTTGCAACGATAACGGTCTACAAACCTGAACAGGATCCGCCGTATGGTCTTTATCGAAGGGTGGTTGCCTCGGTGGATCTTCCCGACGATAGCCTGCTCATCGCGCACCAGGGGCTGAACCACGTCTATACCTTTTATAAGGACTTTCGTGATGCCCTTAACTATGAACCCGATTTTCCTGTTCCCGAAGGGAAATTGTGGCGGATTGCTTACGAAGCGCCGGAATCTGTTATCAAACGGCGTTATCCTGCTGCCGTCGAAACCGGAGAAATTCGTAGCCTTGGGTATGGCTATCTTTTGATCCGGGAAAAGCTATGGCAGGATTATTTGGCCTGGGAAGATGAACCGATCAGCAGGAATTTGAAAAACTGGTATAATCCTCATTCAAGCCGACCAAGGTTTGTCAGGTAGCTACTGTCCAGAATCGTGGTGGGAAATGAATAAAATCTCCTTTTCTTGTAGTTACTTTTAGACCTTTCTATTGATGTACTCGGAGTAATCCTTGAGCCGGGGAACATATTCACTTTCGAATAGGCTGGATGAGATCATATAGTCGGCAGTCGAGCGGTTATTGGCCAGAGGGACATTGTACAAAACGGCAATCCGGGTAAGGGCCTTTACATCCACATCATGGGGTTGAGGCTCCATGGGGTCCCACAAAAAGATCATCATATCGATTCCTCCCTCTGCTATAAGGGCTCCCAGCTGCTGATCCCCTCCCAATGGGCCCGATTTAAGTTTTTTAAGGTCCAAATCGCTTTTGGTGTATTTTTTCCCATCTTTTTGATTTTCAATCTTGGAAAGAAAAGCTTTTTCCACCAAGGTGCCTGTTGTTCCGGTACAGTAGAGACGATGGGGAATTAAAGACTCCCAATTATATTCAACCCACTCAATGAGGTTTTTTTTCCGATTGTCATGTGCCACTAAGGCTATTTGTTTTCTCTTTTTCATGGGGTCAATATACGTAGATTTTCTCTTTTAGGCAATCAGAACGAGTAATGCTGCTTTTTGATTCGTGTAGTAAAAGGTTAACGGATGGAGATGATTATGTGGTATACTTTTTAACACCAGCAAACATATTGGGAAGGAGGCTTTACGTTATGAAAAAGGTATGTTTTTTTTTCACAATGGTTTTTTTCCTTTCTTCGTTTTCTGCTGCGGCTCATGCCGATCCTATTCGTTCCGGTCTTGGTGTTCAACTTTCGAGCGATGGGACCGCTGCATTGGTGCTCCATGCATCGAACATTGAAGCGGGGATTAAGGCTCAAGCGTTTCTCTACGATTATGCTAGCGAAACCGCCAGCTATCCCAACCTATTAGTCGTTGGGATGCATGTGGCATACCTATTCTCTTCTGCCCAGGCTGATTCCGAGTTCGGTATAGGCATTGAGGCCCACACTGGTATTGGTTTGGAAGACCTAGAGTATGACGAATATATCGATCTGGGACTTCGCCTTTCGATTAACCAGCCGATATCCAGGCGCCTCTATATTTCAGGAATTCTCTATCCGTTTTTTATGGAGACGCGTGATGAGTCCGATGTTGATGACGATTGGGAGATGACAGTAACGCTTCCAAAAGCAAGCGTCGCCTTTACGCTTATCTTCTGATCGAAACCTGAAGCAGGATTTCTCGAAAACTCTTTCTCACCATTTCCTTGATGATTTTCTATTCAGCCATGTGTTTTGTTGGTACAATGTTTTGCATACATGGGAAATAGACCGTATCACATAATACTTCTTCAATTTCTCATACACCTTTTTGTACTGCTGTTATTCTTTACTGCACAGAATCTTCCTGATTTCCCAATTCAATGGGTCGTTCAATTTGCGGGACTCCTTTGCCTTTCTCTTATGTTCAGTATAGCTGCCTTGTTTTTTCAGAACGCTGTGCTACATAGTCTGATTCTTTTTCTTCGGACGATGATCTTCCTGCTGTTGGGGTTTCCCCTTGGAACCAATATTTCTATAGAAACGGTATTGCTGGTGTCTATTCTCTTCGACATGCATATGTACTTACCTGGTTCTGTTGCTTTTGTTTTGTCGATATTGATCATCTTGCTGGCATGGAGCTTTCAAAGGTCATGTCTGATCTGGGATATGGAACAAAGCAGCCCCCCCATGAGTAACCGGTTACTTTTTCTTGTATTCGGTCTTGCCGTTGATGCATGTCTTTTTGTCTTAAGCATGTATACCCGTAAGCTGGCCAAAACTCGAAATATACTGGAACATTATGAAATATCGATCTCAAATCTGATGGAAGCCAATTTGCGATTGCAAAATAGCATAGTGACCGAAATTACTCAGGCAACCAATAATGAACGGAAGAGAATAGCACAGGACCTTCATGATATAATCGGTCATTCGATGGTGAATATCATGATGATTACCGATTCCATAAAGGACAGACTCGACGATAGAGAAGGGATAAAGGCATATTGCGATGTCATTCATCAGCAGGCATCGGGAGCCTTAAGCGAAACGGAAAATTCGATGCGCAGGTTAAGAAATCAGTATGATAAGCGTAAGTATGATAGTGTCGCCATAAAAAAACTGACTTCGATCTTTGAAAAAGCCACCGGTGTTGAAGTTTTATTGGAGTTTCGGAATGCACCGACCACCTTTGGTGAGAAAATCGACCGAATTGTGTACCGTTGTATCCAAGAGGGCCTCACAAATGCCTTTCGTCATGGTAGAGCAAATCGTATCACCATTCTCTACTGGAAACATGAAACCGGCGAAATGGAGATTACGATAAAAGATAACGGTAAAGGTGTGAAAAATCTTAATGAGGGTATCGGCATATGGGGAATGCGTGAGAGACTTTCCGGAATAGGAGGAAGTATCACGGTAAATCCTTCCGAATTCGGATTTTTCTTAACCCTTACCTTTCCGTTTTGCACCGTTTCAGACCAGGAGGTTGTATCCGATGATAGAGTTGGTTATTGCTGATGATCAGGTACTCTTTGTGGATACCTTGAAAAGTGTTATAGAACATCGCGCGAAGGATATTCATATCACGGGGGTTGCCTACGACGGAAAAACGGCATTGCAGATCATTGAACAAACAAATCCCGATGTGGCGCTCTTAGATGTAAAAATGCCCTATATAAATGGTCTGGAACTTTCGCAAAAGCTTTACATGATTCGTCCTGGGGTTAAGGTGATAATTCTTACCACCTTTCCCGATGATGAATTTGTCGAACAAGCCTTGCAGCACGGCGCTGCGGGGTATCTGCTAAAGAACATGCTTTCGGATGATCTTATTAATTCCATTAGAATGGTCCATTCTGGAAATATCTTGATATCAGAAAAGGTCGGTTCGGTGTTGCAGCAACGAGATCATAACGATTGCACCAGGGAGAAGAACGAATCCTTTACCAAAACCCGCCGGGAACTCTTGCGCCAGTTAAGTAGAAGGGAACGGGAGGTGTACGGATTGATGCTTCAGGGATACAGTAACGACGAAATTGCTGAGATGTTGTTTATTGCCACGCAAACGGTAAAAAATCATATCCGCTCGATATATTCAAAAAGTGGCTTTCATAATCGATCAGACATCATTCATTTGGATGATTCGGAACAGTAGGAAACATCAGACGCGCATATCTCCTATTTCTCTGGCAAAGCGGGCTCTTTAGTACTTTTTTAGTACCCCAATTGGTACTTTTAGGCCTTTACCGCTGAGTCGACCATCCCTATTGTCATAATAATTAGGAGGTTTGAATCATGAAAAAAATCCAAGCATTTCTTGGTATGCTGGTGCTTTTATCAAGCACGTTGCCTATCTATGCAGGAGGTCGGCAGGAAGGCGAAGAGGGCATTACCATCTGGACAAAGTATAACGCGCTTAATCCAGAAAACATCCGTGATGAATGGCTGAAAAAAACATTGGAGGAGTATCAGGCGGAAACAGGAAAAGTAGTCGAGAATATTTTTGTCCCATACGACCAGATTAACAATAAGCTTAATGTCGCCGTAACGGCGGGCGGTCAAGTTCCGGAAATTTCATACGTGGACAGCCAACAGCAGGCCTTTTACATCACCAACGACACCCTTATGGATCTTACCGATTATGTGAAGGATGCATCATGGTATAAAGATCTTAGTCCCCGAGCATTGGCTGCATGCACCGCACCGGACGGACGCATCTTGTGTGTCCCATTGAATATCGGCACGAGGGTAAGCTATGTCTGGGCAGATGCCTGGCCGAATGGGTTTCCGGGAACTACTACGGAGTTTCTAAAAGAAGCTGAAAGGATCAAGGCTGAAGGACACTATGCCATTACGTTTAAGGCCTCGGAGAAGTATGGAGCCGAAGGGCTCTACTATGGCCTAATAAAAAGCTATGGGGGAAGGTACGGCGATGGAAAGGGACAGGCTGGCTGGGCCAGTCCCGAGACCGCAACTGCCGTGGAATTCCTTCGCACTCTTTTCAAAAACGGTTACGCACCCGAGATCGATCTTGCCCCGGGATTCGACAATGAAAGGCCTTTTATGCAGGGCGATGCGGTATCTTTCGCCGGCATTTCATGGTCCTACGTATATATGAATCCCCTTACGGCACCGGATGGCACGATTTTTGATAATGGGGCCCAGTCCGTGGCAAAAGCGGTCGAGGCTGGCAAAATCATTGTTGCGCCTTATCTTTCGGCACCAAATGGAGAGCCTGTGGCGGCCATTACCTGTTCGGCACTTGCCATTCCTCAGGGAGCCGAGCATATAGCGGAAGCCAAGGCTTTTATCGATTGGCTCATGACTACCGAACGGAATGCTGAATGTGCCGAGGCCATTGGGGGCCTGCCTTCGCTTCGTCCTGCCATGGATACACCGACTTTTAAGAACGCCTACTGGCAGCAGGTTGCGAAGATCACGGAATCCTATGGGGCTCCCTATCCTGCGCTGGCAGAATATGATCGGGCTCTCACAAAGCTGGCTCAAACATTCGAGGCGCTCCTGGCCAATCCGAATTTGGATAGTATGGAAAGGCTTAAACAAGCCCAGGAAGAGGTAAACAGATAATGAGTGAAAGAGAAGGTGGTTCCCGCCGGAATTTCACCTTCTCCTCTCTCTTCTGACCTCTCCAAGTATCTTACAAATTTGAAAGGGACATTATATTGGATGTACACAATGAATTGCTGAAAAAACGTTTTCCCTCGACCAGCAGAGGCAGAACGGCTTTTTATCTTATTTCGCCCGCGGTGTTTTTTTTGTTTGTCTTGCAGGTATACCCGATTTTATATGCGTTATATCTAAGCTTTTTCAAAACGCGAGGGCGTTCCATGAGTTTTGTGGGGCTTGATAATTACCTTCGGTTGCTGAGCGATACAGATTTCTGGGCAAGCTTGCGACATACATTCTTTTTTACTGCGGGTTATCTCGTATTAACATTGTGCTTAAGTCTTTTTCTCGCACTGCTGCTTAATCGGCGCATGAAACTATCTCCTTTTTATATCTTGGTGATTTTCACCCCCTGGGTGCTTTCGCCGGTAATTGCCGGGACCATGTGGCGATGGCTTTTTCAGCCCGCTTACGGTGTTCTGCAATTCTTGCTGGAGCCGATATTCCATAAGACGCTGATTACGGACGACAAGGGTGCAATGGGCATCGTCATTCTCGCCCTTTCCTGGCGTAATCTTCCTCTTACTACGCTGCTTTTTCTCGGGGGCCTGCAAACCATTTCATCCGAAATATACGAATGCGCCTCTCTGGATGGAGCAACAGCATGGCAACGCTTTTCCCAAATCACCATGCCCCTGATGAAGCCCAGTCTTCTTATCAACATATTGATAAATACCATCCGCGGAATAAACGTCATCAGCATTATATTGTCGATCACCCGTGGTGGTCCTGGAAGGGCGACAGAGGTTTTGGGTCTCTTTCTCTATCGTAACACATGGCAATACGGTGATTTTGGGACCGGAGCGGCTCTGGGAATTCTGATGTTTCTACTGACCGGTGTCGTGTCGCTCATCTATTTACGGACCATCAGGATGGAGAATTGATTATGGCAAAGCGACCTTCCCACATTCCGCTGAATAACATACTCGTGCATCTGTTTCTTATCATTATGTGTCTTCTCATCATTTTTCCGGTTATTTATACACTGATGACATCATTCAAAAATGAAATAGACGTACTAACGGCACCTCCCACTTTTTTCCCGCCGAAATGGGTTCTTAGCGGGTATGCCCAGGTCTTTCGAAGTGACATGGTACATGTGTATCTGGTCAATACCATCCTCAATTCGGTTATAGCCTCGGTGATAGCGATTCCTCTTGCAAGTCTGGCAGGATATGGATTTTCACGCTATAAATTTCGTGGGAGTATGCTGCTGCAAACGGCAATTCTTGCAGTCTGGATGATTCCTCATCTTACAAATTTACTGCCCTTATATAAGCTGAGTTCACAGCTGCACCTGTTGCAGACCAGAATCCCTCTTGTTTTGGTCTATGTTTCCTACGGTCTGCCCATAAGCATCTGGATAATAAAGAGTTTTATCGATGCAATTCCCGAAGAGCTTGAAGATGCCACCCATTTGGATGGTTGTACCCCGCTTCAGTCTCTTTGGTACGTCATAACCCCACTGGCCGCCCCAGGCCTTTTTTCTGCTTTCCTCATGATTTTTGTAGACTCATGGAATGAATTTCTGTCGGCGGTAGTCCTTATTACCAATAATGAACTCAAAACAGCTACGGTAGGCTTGTATGATTTTCAGTCGGCATTCGAAACCTCGTATCATACCCTTGCGGCTGCCTGTATCGTTATTGCGATCCCCGTACTACTTACCTTCATTCTCGGCAGAAAGTTTTTTTTCCAGGCAATGCTGGAAGGCGCCCTGAAAGGTTGATGCGCGGCAAACAAGCCGGACAAGCCGACAAACGATAGGAGTAAAAGATTATGCAGATAAAGGATAGCGTGATATTGATAACGGGAGGTGCCATTCGGGTAGGAAGAGCATTCGCTCTCTATTTTGCCGAACAGGGAGCCAACATCGCCTTCAGCTATCTCAGTCCGGAAGAGAACCCGGAAGAAACAAAAAAAGAGATAGAAGCCTTGGGCGTGGGGGCCCTATCAGTCAGGACCGATGTGTCTGATCTTCACCAGATCGAAAGGTTGGTAACTGAAACCATGGATAGGTTCGGAAGAATCGACACCCTTATCAACGGCGCCGGAATCTGGCTTAAATCCCCCTTCCTTGAGATCAGTGAAAAAGAATGGGATCTTTCTATCAGTGTGAACCTCAAGGGGCCTTTCTTTTGCTCTCAGGCTGTTGCCCCCATCATGCGGAAGCAGAAGGGCGGGGTAATCGTCAATATAACCGATCTGTCTGCCTTTCAGGTGTGGGATTCTTACAGCCACCATGCCGCATCAAAGGCAGGCCTTGTCTCTGTTACCAAGTACCTTGCGGCCGAGCTGGCGCCTTACATCCGGGTGAACGCCATTGCCCCGGGGACCATCCTTCTGCCGCCGGGGGCAAGCGAAGAGAAAATCACATGGTCGCGGGAGAAATCGTTGCTGAAGAGAATAGGAACCCCGGAAGAGGCTGCCATGCTCATTCGTTTGATCATCGAAAACGATTTTATCACCGGAGGGATATATCCCGTCGATGGCGGGCGGTCTCTCGTATGAATGGGGCTCCCTCCTGCCGCTCTGTTTTGATCTATGGGGCTGCCGTGTTCCTGCCCGATGGCTGGATAGAGCCGGGGTATATCTACCTGAAGCATGGTGTTGTTGAGCAGCTGGGAGCGGGAGATGTCCCCCAGGGGCTTTTCCAAGAGGCCGATACCGTCATACATGCACGCAATCGTGCAGTATTACCCGGACTGACGAATGCGCATACCCATTTTGCTCAGACCTTTATGCGGGGTCTTGCCGGCGGCAGGCCCCTTTTGCGCTGGCTGAAGGAGCGGATCTGGCCTCTTCAGGCCGCCTTCGCTGCGGATGATATGGATCTCGCCGCACGCTTGGGAATCCTTGAGAACATCCGTTGTGGAGCGACGCACATAACCGATCATCATAAAGTAACATACACTCCGGAACATACCCATGTCGTCTGTAAGGCCGCCGACGACATGGGGGTCTATATGACCCTGGCCCGTTCCTGGTCGGATATAGGGGCTGGTGCGGAAGAGCCCCGACAGATTCTCGATCATCTTGCTTCTCTCTATTCAACATGGCAGGGGGGACGTATTTCCATCGCAAATGGCCCGCTGGCTGCGTGGCGATGCAGTGCCCAGACACTTCTCGAAAGCCACGAGCTTGCTCTGAACAACGGTTCTTTTTCACATATCCATATAGCAGAATCTCTGGATGAGATAGAGATGAGTGGAGAGAAATACCAGATGTCTCCTTTCGCGTGGCTTGATTCTCTCGGTATTCTTGATGCCCGAATGCAGCTTGTCCATGCTGTCTGGGCCGATGAACATGATGTCGATAGGATTGCCGATTCCGGAGCTATCGTTGTTCACTGTCCGGTAAGTAATGAGGTGCTTGGTTCCGGAATTGCGCCGCTATCCACATTCCTTGCGCGAGATGTGCGGGTTCTCCTTGGAACCGACGGCCCTGCAAGTAATGATACCCAGGACATCTTTGAAACAATAAAAGCCTCCTTGCTGCTTTCCAGAGTTTCCACACGTAACGCCAATAGTCTAAGCCCTGCCGAGGCCCTTCATATGGCCCTTGATGGAAGAAGGATAAAGGAGGGTGGGGCGGCTGATCTGATCATTGTAAACCTCGATCATCCACGAGCGACTCCTGTACACGACCATGATTCCGCACTTACCCTCTGCTGTCACGGCAGCGATGTGGAGACGGTGATAGTGGATGGGAAAATCCTCATGCATGACAACAAAGTATTGGTCGGGGATGAAGCGTCTCTGCTCTCCGAATGCAGGGAGCGGGTTAAATTTCTGAGGGAAAGGGCGGGGTTGGAATAGCGGGAGTGGAGAGGTGGCACCGTCTTCAAAGATTATCCACATCCCTGAATGTCCCAAGCTCTACATTGGGGAATACAACTGAAATCGTTGTGACATCATCGACCTGAATGGAGATGTTCCCAAACAGCTGTTCTTCGGCAAGGACCGTGGTAATCAGCAGATCGGTTCCCGAAGGGACCAGCTCTTCTTTTCCTCCCAATGATCCTTCCAGTTTTAGCGTGATCACGAAGTTGTTTCCCTCTTGTGAAAATATGATGGTGATTCGATCATTGTCATGTGTACATGCGGCTGAGCCGCTGACGGCGGTACGAATCAGTTCATTGATGATCATCCCGCAGGGAATTGCATGATTTATCCCCAAGGTAAATGGGGTATTGTGAAGCAATAGTTGACAGCCTGTCGGAGGTGTTTCGGCAGCCTCATGTGCCGCCCGAAATATTTCATGACTATAGAGCGCCATGTCCACCTCTTTCAGATTCGGGGAACGGTAGAGGAGTTCATGAACATAGGCCAGGGAATGAATGCGGGATTCAAACCGCTTAAAAAAATCTTCTGTCCATGGATAGACTTTCTCAGGCTTATCAATCGATATGAGGCTTTTTACGAATTGAAGATTGTTGTTGACTCTATGGTAGACCTCCTGCAGAAGGATGGTCCGCTCTGCAAGTGCCCGTTCAAGAGCCTTATTGTTTTCATGGAGTGCATGGGTTTTTTCTTCCACGACCTTTTCGAGCCCTGCATTGATCTGTTCAAGCAGTCTTCTTCCCCGTTGAATGTCGAGTTGTGTTTCTATCCGTGCTATGAGTTCCACAGGTTCAAAGGGTTTGAGGATATAGTCACGGCCGCCGGCCGCAAAGGCCTTGGCTATCAGGTCGTGGTCGTCAATGGCTGAGATAAACAAGACGGGAATCTCTGCCGTTTCCGGGGTGGCTTTTATTCTCCTACAGGTTTCAATACCGTTAATGCCTGGCATTCTGATATCGAGCAGTATAAGATCGAACTGCCTATGCTGAAGTAGTTCAATGGCTTCCAGACCGCTCAGGGCTGCGGCTATGCGATACCCCTTTTTCCTGAGAATGGAGCTGAGAATGAAAAGATTATTACGCGTGTCGTCAACAATGAGAATATTCCAATATTCTTTCTCATTCATCGCTTGCCGCCTTCTGTTTCATGGCTGCCAAAAGTTCATCGAAAGAGGCCAGCTGCTGGCGAACGGCATCAATATCAAAGGAGAGCATCGACTGCCGCAGGGATGTGCCCCACGTGACAAGATCAGGAACGTGGTAGCTTTGGGCCAATGTTCCTATTTCATCTGCAATATCGATGATATCATCAACAAGCAAATCCTGACCAATGGAGTGTAGCCTTGGAAGGAAGCTTCGTTCCATGGTGGTGATCAGGGTTTCCAGCTCTTCGCGAGAAGCTTCTCTATCTCCCTGTTGTGCTGTTTTCTTGTCCCCGTTATTGGAACGGGCATCTGATGAGCTTCCCTCTTCATACGGGAGATACCGTTTTAACTCTTCTATCAGCCGACTTTTTCGAATTGGCTTTCGCAGAAAGGAATCGGCATAAATTTTCATGGCCCACTCGTCATTCTTGGTGATGGATGCTGTGAGCAGAATGATCGGAATAGAGGCTGTGCTTTCGTTTGCCTTGAGCTTTTCTATTAATTGTATGCCGCCCATAATAGGCATTTTGAGATCGGAAATAATGAGGTCGGGGGTGAAGTCGGAAAGCTGTGAGAGTGCTTCCGCCCCGTTCGATGCCTCTCGATACGTGAAAGGGCAATCGTTCAGAAACCCCCTTATCAGGAGGTTATTTTCCGGCACATCATCCACGAGGAGGAGTTTGGAAGGAGAAAATTGTACATGTTCTGTATCCTCATTTTCTTTCTCAAGAGAGGCCTTCTCGACGATGGCGACATTGGGAAGCTCGATTGAAAAAATAGCACCTTCGCCTGGGGTGCTGGTAAGTGAAATGGTCCCTCCCATTAATGTCGAAAGACGTCGGCTGATGGCGAGTCCAAGGCCGGTCCCCCCATACTTGCGGTCCCACGCTACCTCTCCTTGCTCGAATATACCGAAGATACGTTCCTGATCGAAAACGGCAATTCCCGGTCCCGAATCGGCCACATCGATACGGAGGTCCACGCTTGTGGCCTCTTCCGAATGCTTCCATGTGTTTATCACAATTCGCACTCCTCCGACTGTCGTAAATTTTATTGCATTACCGACAAGGTTCACCAATATCTGGCGAAGGCGTGTTCTGTCGATGAGGAGTGCCTCCGGCGTTGCCGTTGCAATCTCTACATCGAGGATGAGATGCTTCTTTTCCGCCAGGGGGGCATAGAAATAACGCAGCTCTTCCATAAGAGATGTGATATCCGTAGGTTCCGGTTTGAGAACGATTTTGTCTGCTTCGACTTTGGAAAGATCAAGAAGATCGTTGATAATGGCCAGGAGTGTTGTTCCGCTTGAGTTGATTGCCTCGATATACTTACGTCGACGCGGGTCACTTTCTTCTGCTTCCAGAATTTCGGTGAAACCGAGGATTGCATTCATTGGCGTTCGTATTTCATGGCTCATGTTGGCCAGAAAAATAGTTTTGGTCTTGTTGGCCGATTCCGCTTCATTCTTGGCCCTGCGAAGTTCCTTCTCCGATCGTTTCCGCATTTCATCGGCAGTAACCCAATTCCAGATGATCAGCCATGTGACAAAAAGATAGGTGATCCACCCCATGCCGATCGTTGCCAGACGTCGGTGTATGGGACGATTGAGATCTGCTTTGCCGATAAACGATACGCATTTCCACGCTTCGCTGAAGTGGACCTTGAGCAAGGAAAAGGGTGCCTGCCATTTTTCATGGGGGCGGATTGTCGAAAAGCTGAAAAGACCCGAATGTGTTTCAACACTTCCTTCTTCAAAGTTCATGATTGTTGCGGCAGCTTCGGGGAAACGGTCGTAAATGGTTCGTTCTTTGCGATCATCGAACATGAACCCCCATTCGTCTTTCGCCGTTGGGCCTCTAAACCAATAGCCGTCGGAGTTAAGAAAAAAAAGGCGAAGATCCCCGAGTATGGAGGCCTTTTCCATGCGCTCGAGTAGTTTTTCACCGAGATAATTGAGCACGATGATGCCCCTCTTGTTTCCCAGGTAATCGGTGACCGGCATACCGATTCTGAGCATCGGTTTATATGGTACTTCCAGCTCCCCATGTTCGATATTAAGATCCAGGGGTGAAATATAGGCCTCCCCCGGCTCAAGTTTGAATGATTCGGTGAAATAGTATCGGTCTCGTTTGTCCTGCAGTTCTTCCTGCGGAACGATAACTGCCTTTCCATCTATAAGATTAACCCGAATGCGTTCAAAGCCTGTCTCATCGATAAGACGAACCTGGTCGTATATTTGGCGTGCATTGCTAAACATCAGGAAATCCCAACGAATGTTTTCCATGGCACGGCTTTTTTCCCATGGATCATCGGAAAAAAGGTCCGGTATGCAACTTAACTGGGCCAGAAAATTTACATCGGAGATTATGTGCATGAGTTCGTCTTCGACGATATAAAACTGGATTCCGACGGCATGCTTCTGAGATTCTATAATAGAGCTTCTTTCAACCCTACTGGGAATAAAAACCATCAGAGCGGCGACAAGTGTACCGAATAAGAATACCGGTAAGAGAAGCCGCGCTGCTCTGATGCGAACGTTCTTTGTTTTTCCTTCTTTACTCATGGGCTTCCTTTCTATATGCCGGATAGTCCCACCCTGTTGCTCAATACCGACGACAGCCCTAAGTATAGTAAAGAAGTTAGCGATTGCAAAAATTCGGCTGTTTAACTATTTCGGATAAACCATCCTTAACCCCGAGATTGTACCAATTCCGCATATTTCCCCGTAGAGGCGTGTCAGAAGCGGCTCATCGAGGATACGGGAGGGATTTCCTTTTGCCATCAGTCCTCCCCGGCCCATGACCAGGACATGGTCGCAGAACCAGGAGACATGATTGGGGTCATGGGCGCAGGCGAAGACCGTCTTCCCCGTTTCGACGATCTCTCTGAGGATCTTCCAGATCATGATCTGATTTTTGAAATCGAGAGAGGAGGTCGGCTCATCGAGCATAATAAGAGGTGTGTCTTGGGCAAGGGCTCGGGCTATGAGAACAAGCTGACGCTGACCGCCTGATATATTGGTATAGGGTTTGTCGGCGATTTGGGATAAACCCAATCGTGCCATTGCCTCTTCGGTGCGCTCACGATCTTCCTTCGTGATGCCGAAGACTCCTCCGAAATGGGGAGCCCTCCCCATGAGAACCACCTCACGTACCAGGAAAGGAAAGGGTGAGGAATGATCTTGGGGAACATAGGCCACCAGTTTTGCCATTGCCGCCGTGGATATTCTGGAATGCTCCCTGCCTGCTATGGTGATATTCCCCTTTGCCTTGAGAAGGCCGAGGCAGCATTTGAACAATGTCGTTTTTCCTGAGCCATTTGGACCGAAGAGCCCGCAGAGCCGACCCTTTTCGACATGGAAGGAAACCTTGGAAAAGAGCGGGGTGGTGTCGTAGGAAAACTCGATTTCGGCAGCTTTCAGCATTGTCTTCTCCTTATCCATAAAGGGTTTTACCCTTGCTGCGCAGAAGATAGATCAGGAATGGGGCCCCCACGACGGAGGTGAGGATACCGATGGGGATCTCCGAGCTTGCGATTGTCCTTGCCATTGTA contains:
- a CDS encoding hybrid sensor histidine kinase/response regulator is translated as MSKEGKTKNVRIRAARLLLPVFLFGTLVAALMVFIPSRVERSSIIESQKHAVGIQFYIVEDELMHIISDVNFLAQLSCIPDLFSDDPWEKSRAMENIRWDFLMFSNARQIYDQVRLIDETGFERIRVNLIDGKAVIVPQEELQDKRDRYYFTESFKLEPGEAYISPLDLNIEHGELEVPYKPMLRIGMPVTDYLGNKRGIIVLNYLGEKLLERMEKASILGDLRLFFLNSDGYWFRGPTAKDEWGFMFDDRKERTIYDRFPEAAATIMNFEEGSVETHSGLFSFSTIRPHEKWQAPFSLLKVHFSEAWKCVSFIGKADLNRPIHRRLATIGMGWITYLFVTWLIIWNWVTADEMRKRSEKELRRAKNEAESANKTKTIFLANMSHEIRTPMNAILGFTEILEAEESDPRRRKYIEAINSSGTTLLAIINDLLDLSKVEADKIVLKPEPTDITSLMEELRYFYAPLAEKKHLILDVEIATATPEALLIDRTRLRQILVNLVGNAIKFTTVGGVRIVINTWKHSEEATSVDLRIDVADSGPGIAVFDQERIFGIFEQGEVAWDRKYGGTGLGLAISRRLSTLMGGTISLTSTPGEGAIFSIELPNVAIVEKASLEKENEDTEHVQFSPSKLLLVDDVPENNLLIRGFLNDCPFTYREASNGAEALSQLSDFTPDLIISDLKMPIMGGIQLIEKLKANESTASIPIILLTASITKNDEWAMKIYADSFLRKPIRKSRLIEELKRYLPYEEGSSSDARSNNGDKKTAQQGDREASREELETLITTMERSFLPRLHSIGQDLLVDDIIDIADEIGTLAQSYHVPDLVTWGTSLRQSMLSFDIDAVRQQLASFDELLAAMKQKAASDE
- a CDS encoding ABC transporter ATP-binding protein, coding for MLKAAEIEFSYDTTPLFSKVSFHVEKGRLCGLFGPNGSGKTTLFKCCLGLLKAKGNITIAGREHSRISTAAMAKLVAYVPQDHSSPFPFLVREVVLMGRAPHFGGVFGITKEDRERTEEAMARLGLSQIADKPYTNISGGQRQLVLIARALAQDTPLIMLDEPTSSLDFKNQIMIWKILREIVETGKTVFACAHDPNHVSWFCDHVLVMGRGGLMAKGNPSRILDEPLLTRLYGEICGIGTISGLRMVYPK